GCTCAAATTTATCCGGGCGCGCATCGTAGTTCTCTTATGGTGGTTTTACGTCATGAACCAGGGGCGCTCTATCGTGTGCTTGAGCGTTTGTATGCGCTTGACATTAATCTGGTCAAACTTGAGAGCCGTCCCATTCCTGGACATGATTTTGAGTTTGCATTTTACTTTGACCTCGAGTGTCCAGCTCCTTCCTCGGCGCTGAATCGTCTGCTTGACAGCCTTGATGATGTCTGTTCATATGTTCATTACCTCGGCAGCTATCGCGAGGTGGTTTAATGGCTGAACATGCAAATCGCTACGGGCTCCTAGGCCGAACCATCCCCCATAGCTTTTCTCCTCGCATTTACCCGCTCCTAGGACTTGAGTCGTATGAACTCTTTGAGCGTGAACCCGAAGAGCTACTACAGTTTTTGCACGAGCAAAACTGGTCTGGTATCAATGTAACCATTCCATATAAGCAAGCCGTTATGCCCTATCTTGATGAAATAGACCCTCTTGCTGCACGCTTGGGCAATGTCAACACGATTGTCCGCACGCCGGAGCGGCGCTTACATGGTTACAACACCGATTATCATGGCTTTTATGCACTATGCATGGAGCTGCCACATTCACTTGATAAAAAACCCTGCCTCATATTAGGTACCGGTGGCGCTGCAAAAACAGCAGCTTGCGTGTTAGAGGACAGGGGTCATACCGTCTATTTTGCAAGTAGAAACCCTCGTGCAGGCTCCTCTTCGCACCTAAGCTATGATGAGCTAGCAAGCTCTTCAATTCCTTTTGCGCTCCTTGTTAATGCAACACCGGTGGGAACCTATCCTCACTGTCCAAAAGCTCCCTTAACGCTTGATGCACTTCCTCATCTTGAAACAGTCATTGACCTTATCTATAACCCTTCCCGGACCGCACTTCTCATGGACGCTGAACGCCGTGGTATAGCTGCACTCAATGGTCTTCGTATGTTGGTGGTTCAGGCAGCAAAGGCATATGAACTGTATACGGGCAAGACCGTATCATCAGGCTGTATTGACCGGATAATACAGCAGCTAGATTTTGAGACAAAAAATATTGTGCTCATAGGTATGCCTGGCTCTGGTAAGACAACGGTTGGAAAAGAACTAGCACGCCTGCTTGGTCGCACGCACATTGATATGGATGATGCGTATACCAAGGCATATAAACTCAGTCCGCAAGATGCTATCAAACAGCTTGGCGAGCAAGTTTTTCGAACACAAGAGTCTCAGCTCCTTCAACAAATTGCTGCACGCTCAGAACAAGTTATTTCTTGCGGGGGCGGGGTTGTTGAACTTGACATAAACTACCAGTATCTTCATCAACATAGCACGATTGTTATGCTTGATCGCCCATTGGAAGAGCTTGAAACCTGCAACCGTCCCCTCAGCGCTCGCTATGGCGTAGAAGCACTTGCACAAAAACGCATGCATCGCTATCGCATGTGGTCTGATGTTTGTATTTCCTCGCAAGAAAGCGTTGTAGCAACAGCAAAAGCAATCAACGATGCACTTATTCATACACACAACACGTGCTCACATACGAAGGAGTAACCCATGAAGGTACTCATACTCAACGGCCCCAATATCAATATGCTCGGCACCCGCGAGCCAAACATGTATGGACATAACAGCTACGAGGATTTGGTAAAGCTATGCCAAAACGCGGCCGAAGAGCTGGGCTTTACTGAGCTTAGCTGTATACAAACAAACCATGAGGGCGCTCTCGTTGATGCCATTCAAGAGGCATACGGAAGCGTTGATGGCATTATTATCAACCCTGCTGCCTATACACACACAAGCATTGCCATCCTCGATGCGCTCAAGGCCGTTGATATTCCCGCAGTTGAGGTTCATATTAGCGATGTTTCTTCTCGCGAAGCATTTCGGCAGGTATCCTACGCAGGCATGGCATGTTTTGCACATGTAATTGGCGAGGGAATACAAGGGTATGTTCATGCGCTCAAGCTTTTGAAAGAGCGGCTCGCACAAAACTCATAAGCACTGTCTATAGCTATTCTTGTACGCTACAACAACTATACACCCGCAGCCTCATCAAGTAACTTACGTGCATGAGCACAGGAGAGCTCTGAAACCTCACCTGAGAGCATGCGGGCAATCTCTTGAACCCGCTCCTCATAGTCAAGCTCAGTGAGTGTGGTAACAGGGAGGTCTCCTTCGTGTTTTTGCACGAGGAGATGTTTTTCAGCCATGACAGCAATTTGTGCAAGATGCGTGACAACCAGCACCTGATGTGTGCATGCGAGGTTTTTTATAACGCGGGCTAGTGAGCGTGCAACAGCTCCGCCAACACCGGCATCAACCTCATCAAACACCAGCGTATCAACCTTATCAGCAGCACCTAAAACCAGTTTGGCGGCCAAAAGAACACGAGAAAGCTCACCGCCCGATGCAATGCGGCGCAAGGGGCGCGGGGTTAAACCGGCACCTGACCGATATAAAAACTCACCTGTCGCAGCACCCATACGAGTCCACGACGAGCGCGGCAATTCACGACTCTCCCATACCAGCTCCGCCGAAGCCATCTCAAGGCTTTGCATATGAGTCTGGACTGCGCGGCAAAAGCGCGGGGCAAGTTTGTTACGCAACAAGGTGAGCTTACGGGCTGCTGTTGCAAGTTCAGCCTCTGCTTCATCAACGGCCAATTGTGCGCGACTGAGCTCTTGATCGCGATTCTCACAAAGCCGTAGCAATTCAGCTGCCTGAGCTCGCTTTTGAAATACATCATCCATGGTAGGGCCAAAGCTGCGCATAAGGCCTTTCAGCTCCGACGCACGCTCCTGTGCACGTGCTAGGGCAGCTGGGTCAAAATCTATGGCATCGCGGTATCTGCTCAAATCGCTAACAACATCTTCTACCGAGATTGCAGCCTCGGTAAGGGTATCAACAAAAGCCTGCAGGCTGCTATCCACACGCGCCATACGCGTGAGTTCAGCAAGCGCACTCTGAAGTGCATCAAGCGCACCATTCTCTTCTTGAAGCGCTGCACGTGCATCTTCAGCGCACATAATCAGGCTTTCAGCATGTTCTACACGAGGTAATAGCTCTTCAAGCTCTTCAAGTTCTCCCGGTTGAGGTTGTACCTCATCAATGCGCTCCACGCTAAACCGTGCATCTTCAAGATGGGCACCCTCGGTTTGTACACGTTCTTGAAGCTCTTGATAGGCAGCAGCTGCATCCTCGGCCTTTTTTAGGGCTTCCTGATAGGCTGCAAGCACACCAGCAATCTGCTCGTGTCCCCATGCATCAACCATAGCCACGTGCTGGCGCATATCAAGCAAGCCATGTTGGTCATGCTGTCCGCACAAATCAAGCATGCCATGCATGCGATCAGACAACTCACCAACACTAGACGCTGCTCCATCGATACGAATACGGCTTCGCCCATCTGCGCCAATGCGGCGCTCAACCACCATGCCCTCAGTATCGTGCTCATTCACAAAAAAGCGACCACGTACCTGCGCTGAGCTAGCACCCTCACGCACCCAACTTGCGTCGGCACGCTCACCCATCATGAGCTTTAAGGCAGATAACAGCGCTGTTTTACCTGCACCTGTCTCACCCGTAAGCACCGTTAAACCAGCTCCGGGAGTTAGAGTTGCCTGAACAATGAGAGCAAGGTTTTCAACGTACATCTCATCAATCATTCGATAGACCTCCCGTTCTTACAAAGCATCATCTGAGCATATACCATGTGCAATTTGTTATTTAGCCTCTTCGAGCACCGTAAAATACCCTAGAAATGCTGGCATAAAAACTCTCTGGACCATACCATAATAGGCATACATCATAGTCACCGCGCTTTACCACCACGCGCTCAAGCTGACCAGGCACTTCAAGAAACTGACCATCGATTGCAACCTCAGGAATTGAAGGCCGGTCTTTTGAAATCTCAATTTCAATCACATCAGAGGCTGAGGTTATAAAGGCACGAGCTTGAATAGTATGAGGTGCAATGGGCACACAAATCATACCGGTATAGTCTGGGCTTACAATGGGGCCTCCTGCCGAGAGTGCATACCCAGTTGAACCAGTTGCTGTTGAAACAACAACCCCATCACCACGCAAGCGGTCAATATAGTTTCCCGAAACCTCCATCTTAAATGCTACCATCTCAGCATGAGAGCCCCGGGTAAGTGCCATGTCGTTAAGGGCATGCGCACGCGTAACGTGTGTGGTACCGGTATCATCAATAGAGTATGCAGCGCAAGCAAGCGTTGAGCGGCGGCTGAGCTGCATCTCACCAGACAGCGCATCGCTTACTACACTTCTCACGTCTTGCACAAGAGGACTTGCAGCGGTTAAAAATCCAAGGTGCCCGTATGCAAGCCCCAAAATGGGAATCTCACGATTTCCTACAAGATGCACCGCACGCAAAAGCGTGCCATCGCCTCCCAAGCTCACAACCAAATCAGCCCCATCGATATGAGGAGGGAGCTGCGTAGACAGGCGGTTATCAGGAGCCCACACAACATTGTAGCCTTGATCGGTCAGCCAGCTATCAAGGGCGCGTGTATCATCAATCGCCTCTTGCTTGTAACAGTTTGGTACGAGAAACACCTTCTTCATAGCTGCTTCCCCTTTTCTATTAATTGACTTACACGCGCACAGACGGCATCGGCACTTAGATGAGCCTGACAGCTCCCCCATAAGAAATACTCGCGATTACCCTTTGCACCTAAAATGGGCGAAACACAGATGTCCATAGGAATCAGTCCTGCATCAACAAAGCTATTGATAACACGGGCAAGTACCGTATGCCAAACATGCGGGTCGCGAATAACGCCACCTATGCCAACCTCGTGCACTTCTGCCTCAAATTGAGGTTTAACCAGCGTAACAAATATTCCCGCATCTGAAAGAAGTTCACATACCGCTGGCAAAATAGTGCTTATACGTGTAAACGAAACGTCACATACGGCAAAGTCAATATCGTGATAGCCAAGCGTAGGCACCGTGCGAATATTGGTTTTCTCAAGCAGGATAACCCGCTCATCATTGCGCAAATTCCAGTCAAACTGAGCCTTGCCCACATCAACCGCAATAACTGAGCGCGCTCCCCGCTTAAGAAGGCAATCGGTAAAACCACCAGTTGAGCAACCTATATCAAGGCAGTTCATACCGGCAGGACTCAAGCCAAAGCCATCGAGTGCACCTTCCAGTTTAAGACCACCGCGGCCTACATATGGAAGCTTGGTTTTAACATGAAGTGACAAACCCGGACGCACAAGCATGCCAGCCGAGCTTAAACGCTCGCCCTCAGCAGAAACAGAGCCTGCAAGAATAAGCCGAAGTGCCTGCGCTCGGTCTCGACAGATGCCTTGCGCTACCAGCTCATCATCCAAGCGAACCCGCGCCATTATGCAGGTAAATCCGTTGCCTGTGACGCTACATGAGACGTCTTTTGGGCTTCTTCTGCAGCATCAGAGCTTGATAAGGTGTCTGTTTCTGTCAACTGTGAATCAGTTTCTGAGAGCTGCTCATTGCCTGTAGATGCATCTTCTTTAGCAATAAGCAAATCAGCCTCACGCGGCGATAGCTCAAACTGATCAACCAACTCGACAGCTTCAGAACCCAAACTGATAGCCTCATCAAACAAATCAAGGGAGCGCTCAAGTGAAGTATCTTTTGAGCGCACACTTGAAACAATCTCATCAAGGCGCTCAGTAATGTCATCAAAGCTACGTGAAGCACGGTTACTCATGTATGTCATCCTTATTGAGCGGTGTTGCCTCATCTACAGCATCAGCATGCCACAAATCCTCAAGCTGAATAGCTCCAGCTACCTTGCCAAGAATGCCATTAACAAAGCGTGAAGACTCATCGGTACCATATGCCTTTGCAAGCTCTACCGCTTCGTTGATAACCACCGCATCATCAAGACGGTCTGCATTCTCAAGAAAGCGAAGCTCATATACCGCCAATCGCAAAAGATTGCGGTCGGCACCTGGCATCCTCTCAAGCGTCCAATTTTCTGACACCGCACGCAGAGCAGCATCAATACGCACGCGCGCTTCCCAGCAACCACGTGCAAGTGTCTCGGCATACGCTTCAAGCGGACCTGTTGAGAGCAGATAATCGCCATCAAGCACCTTCTCAACGCTTAATTGTTGAGCTTCTGCCTGAAACATCAGTTGCAATGCCTGACTTCGCGCCTTACTACGCCCACGCTCTACTCTATGAGATGCCACCGATTACTCCTTGGGAAAGACAAGGCCATCGATGCAGACATGCACCGCCGCCACCCGAACGCCAACCTGTGCATCAATAGCACGCACAACCGTATCGCGCACTTCTTGCGCCAAATCCTTAAAGGAGTAGCCAAAAAAGACAACCAAATGAGTGGTAATCTCAAGGGCATCATCAACAACTTGCGTCTCAACAGCAGGACCCACACTCAGCGACTTTGCCGAAAACATTGACACCAAATTAGACGCTAGGTCTTTTTGACCAACCGAGGCAACACCTTGCACTTCTTCAACTGCGCGAATAACCAGTGCTGCTAGCACCTCGGGGGCAATACCCATTCCCTCAATTGTAATCTCTTGCGACATAGCTACTCCTGAATTCGATACGTATACCTGCGCACACAACTCTTAAGCACGCGATACAAACTCTCCCGTGCGCGTATCTACCTTGATTTGCTCGCCCTCATTGAGATACATTGGCACCTGAACCTCGGCACCGGTATCAATCGTTGCTGGCTTATAGGCGCCCTGAACTGTATCGCCTTTTGCACCAGGAACTGTCTCGGTTACGGTTGCAATAATAAACATAGGCGGATTAACACCCATAAGCTCGGTGTCGGCATACAACAGCTGGCAGGTGTCGTTCTCGCGTAACCACTTTGAATTAGCGCCAACCATATCCTCCGGCACAGGAATCTGCTCATAGCTCTCATTGTCCATGAAAATATAATCATTGCCGTCGTTATAAAGATACTGCATTTCTTTAGTAATAAGCTGCACGCTTTCAAACTTCGTGCCAGCGTTGCAGGTATTTTCAACCACACGCCCCGTTTTGATGTCGCGGGTCTTATAGCGCACAAATGCGCCACCCTTACCAGGTTTTACATGCTGAAACTCAACGATGGTATAAATCTTATCTTTAATTTTGAGACCCATACCATTCTTGAAGTCTGCTGTGGAGATAGATGCCATGGCATACCTTTCTATGTAACACGATATTGCGTGTGTGTCGCTAACCGATATATTATAACGAATTTTGATACGCTTAGCAGTCTATGACGCATAGCTCATGCGTGCTTTGCGTGAAGGGTTCATAGCCCTTCTCGGTAACAACACCAAAATCCTCAAGACGAACGCCCCCAATGCCCGGCAGATAAATGCCTGGTTCGACGGTTATCACTGAGCCCGCCTCAATGATGTTTTTCACGCGCCCAAACACGGGCAACTCATGAATATCAATACCCACACCATGTCCAAGACCATGTCCATAATGCTCACCATAGCCTGCCTGAGCGATTAACGAACGCGAAAGCTCGTGAATATCGTTGCCCTCAACGCCTGCTTTGATGGCACGCGCGCACTCCTCATGCGTATGGCGCACAATGTCATAGATTTCTCTCTGCTGGTCGCTGGGTTTGCCAAGCACAACAACGCGGGTCATATCAGAGCGATAATCTTTATAGCTCGCGCCGTAATCCATAAGAACAAAGTCGCCTTTTTGAGCAATATACTCGCTTGGAATAGCGTGAGGATTTGCTGAGTTAGGACCTGCCGCCACAATTGATGCAAAGGCCAAACCGTCTGCTCCCGCCTCAAACATAAAGCGCTCAAGCTCGGTACGAATATGCTTTTCAGACATGCCGGGTTGAATGTAGGTGCACATATGCTCAAAAGCAGCATCGGTGATTGACTGAGCATGACGCATAAGCGCAAGCTCTTCTTCATCTTTAATCGCGCGCATGCGACGCAAATCAGCATGCATGAGCGGCAAAGAAACTGCCAACGAGCGGTCCTCAAGTGCGCGCACTAAACCCTGATGAAAACTCAGTTGCATATCATCTTCAATGCCCAGAGTTGTGGTATGTGTCTCACAAACGCGCTTTGCAACCCACTCAGGAATCGCTTGAGCATCCATGTCTAGTACCCAAGGATGCTCTGGTGCAAGCCTTTCTTCAAAGCTATTAATGTAGCGCGAATCGGTGTGAAGCCAAGAGCCATCTGCGGTAATAAAAGCAGCATGCGGATACTCACCCGTAAAGTCAAACACACCCGTGGCTCCGGTAAGCCATCGAAGATTTGCCTCATCACGGATAAGCACCGCATCATAGGAGCGCTGCTCCATAAGCTGGCGCACGTTAGCCAAGCGCTGAGCTATGCCCGAGCGGGGTGCCGCATTAGTTTTGGTATCCATATATGTTCCTCTCACATAGTTTATAAAACAACTGAGCTGTGTTCATACTACCCGACCAAGGTCAGAATTATTGTGCAGGCTCCAAAGACTCAGCTCGGCTCTTAAGATATGCACGAGCATGCCGCTCAAGCAGCTCCTCATCAACCACGCTCAAACGAATTGACCCAATCATTTGAGGTAAGGCAAATAGCAACCGATTTGACCGCTGAAAACGCGTGCGTTTAATTGCAGATAAGAAGGCATCTACCTCAACAGTAAAGGAAGGCTCTTCAATGCCCACGGCCCAAATCCTATCATCAACGGCAAACATGTCATCCGCTTCAAAGCGACCAGCTTCCACTGCAAGACGAGCTTCAAAGCGCATACCCTCAGCAAGACACTGTGTGTAAGAAAACTCAGACCCTACTAATGATTGTAGGGCGCGCGCAGTTGTCACGCCAAATAAAGGTGCAGATTGCGCCGAGGGACTAGGCGATTTAACCGCCGCCAAACGTGCTCCTTGAGCTGCACACAAAGCGTCTACGAGAGCAATTTCTTCGCCTTGCATAATCTGCTCAAGCTGTGCTTCGAGACGATTCCACGCGTGCTTGCTATCCATCAACGCCGAGCTTATTAGCTCAAGGTAGCCAAGTTGCAAACTCTCAGGCGTGGCCTCTTGTATAAAGTCAAGATTTGCTACAACTAAATCTGGGTGGGCATGCAGCCAAAGCATCTCAGCGTGTTTACTTGTTGCTAAACCACGCATTTGTGTGGCAGAGCACACCATAGCATCCAAAGTAGTGGGAACAAGTGCGAGCGCCACGCCACCGCACCAGTGAGGAGCACAATAGCTAGCAAGGCTGCATATATCCATGTTGCCCAAAGCCACAACAACATCATCTGCTGTAATGTTGTACTCATCAAGGTGCTCAAACAGTGCGTGGGCAACACTCAGATTGAATGGTGCTTCGCCTTCAGAAAGCACAACATCAAATACCTGAAAACCAGCGTCGATAAGAGCGCGTTGAGCTAGTACGCCCGCCTCAGCTTGGTGGGATTGTCCCATTAAAAGAAGTGCGCGCTTTGGCGTACCCACAATACTTTGCACAAGAGACCCAAGCTCAACAAGAGCATCTGGACCTACCCGATAATCACAGCTCATCTCAGCAAAATTTATGAGCTTACGACGAATCACAATAAATCACGCTCCAATAACAGCTCGGCAACCTCATAAGCAACGCGCGTAAATGACTTCCTACGAATATCTATTGTCATATCTGCCACTGCCTGATAGCGCGGCAAACGATGCCAAAAGAGCTCACGTGCATGATTGACCGATTGAAAATCGGGACGTGTATCAGCACGACGAATTTGGCGCAAAGAATCTTCCAAGTCACCGTCGAGATGAACCACATAGCCCATATCACGCATAAGCTCTATATTCTGCTCTGTCTCGATAATACCGCCACCACACGACACCAACAGTGACTGCTCAAGCGCTAAGTCTTGCAAAATAGCCGTTTCATAGCGACGAAACGCTGACTCCCCTTCGGATGCAAAAATCTGCGTAACGCTCATACCCTGTTGACGTTCAACCAAGCGGTCAGTGTCAACATAGCGCCGATGAAACATGCGTCCAAGATTTTTGGCAAGTGTAGACTTGCCCGCTCCCAAAAAGCCAACAAAAAAGATATGGTCACAGGTCTTACGTGGCAGACTTTGTTTAGAATCGAGCTCAGGCATACCCACTTATTCCTCACACGGAATATGCGCAAGTGCTGCCCGCTCAAAGATGCGCAACACGTGCGTATACCACATATCAGTCTGCGCTTGCGGCTTAACTAAAATGGTATATGCACCCGCCAAATTGCCTGACCATACATCGGTATACAGCTGATCACCAATCATAACAGCCTCTGCAGGTAAAACGTCCAAGTGCTTACAAGCGCGTTTCAGGGCAAACGGTAAGGGCTTGAGCGCATTGCATATATAACCCATGTCAAGCTCATGGGCAGAGCGTGCTACCTCACGTCGATGTATATTATTTGACACCATATAGAGCTTGATTCCAAGTGCACGCGCCTCATGAAGCCACGCAACTACACTTTGAGGCGCACATCGGCAATCAAGAGGCACGAGGGTATTATCGCGGTCAAGCAAAATTGCACGAATCCCGCGTGCTTTGAGCTCATGCAGGTTAATCTTCTCAACAGATGCAACATAGCGATGTGGCGCAAAGATACTCATGATTTGCTCTCCCGAATAGCTGCCTCATGCTCTTCATGCGTACGCGAAAAGCGTGTCAAATCTTTTGTAATAAAGAAGTATATATAATCGGTCGATGCGGGATTAAGTGCTGCTTTCATAGATGCGAGCGATGGAGCACAAATAGGTGTGGGCACCAGACCCTTATTGAGATAGGTATTATACGGACTTTCTTGTCTCAAGTCTGCCGCGCTAACAGGCCCTCCGGTAACGTAGCCCATTGTTGCATCAGACTGTAACAACATGCCAATCTTTAAGCGATTGTAAAAAACCGACGCAACATTGTAGCGCTGCTCATCATCGAGCGCTTCGCGTTCAATCATTGAGGCCATAATCAAGAAGTCGTAGTCACTCATCTCGATGCCGTACTGTTCTTTGATTGTATTGCGCGCGGCATTCATATCAAAGCTAGCATACTCATCTACATGCTGATTAAGTAGCGTACGAATAAGCTCATCTGCTGAAGGTTGCGCAGAAAAACTGTAAGTTTTGGGAAATAAAAAGCCCTCAAGCGAATCGTTTACCGCAGCCTCAAGGAAGGGATACTCTCCCACATAGTTTGAAGCCTTTGCTTGGTTGATAAACTCATCAGCAGATATACCAAGCGCCTCTTGAACTTTTGCGGCAGTTTGTTTAACCGTAAGACCTTCCGGAATGGTGAGCTTAAGACCTTGTATGTTAGAGCCTGCCATGAGTTGTTTGACCACCGACTCAGGGTCTTGTCCAACCTCAAACTCATACGTTCCCGGCTGCAGTGAAAGCTCAGCATTTAAGGCGCTCACCGCTGCATAATATGCCTTTGGGTCGTCTATAACGTGAGCCTTTGCAAGAATGGAGGCAATTTGGTCTCCCCCAGCACCTTGCGGAATAACAACTTCTACTTTTGTGCCCAATACTGGACTCTTTTCTGTTTGTCCAAAACGTGGCAGCACAAAAACAACAACGAGCACGCCAATAAGCACCAGCACTCCTAGCACACCAAAAACAAGGGCAAGCTTTGATGCGAATGATTTTGCCGGACGGCGATAGGGGTTTTGCTGTGCAAGGTTTATATGCGAGCTAGGAACAGCCCTCTTTGCGTGCACCGGCGCAGGCGTACTCTCACGAAAATGCGCGCCGGCACGTGGACGCTGTACCGAATTTGAACTATACCTTGGCTCCGTGCTCATGAGTGTCCTCTCGGTTTTGGGCATCAAGCCACACCTGCAAAAATAAGGACGCGGCAATCATATCTATCTTGCCCCGCATCTGCTTCTCGCTACAGCCTTGAGAAGATAATAGGCGTTTTGCCTCACGTGATGATAGGCGCTCGTCTACAAACACAAGCGGAAGCTGGGTTAGCTGTTGAATGTGGCTCGCCAGCTCACGCACATGAGCAGCTTGAGGACCTTCATCGCCTGAAAGCGTTTTAGGAAGACCACAAACCAATATATCTGGCTCGTAGTCTTCTAAAATACGGCGAAATGAGCGCGCGCCCTGCAACACCTCTTGAGTTGCTACAACAGCTACCGGATTTGCCAAGCGGGCTGAGCGATCAGATGCTGCAATACCGATACGTGTATCTCCTATGTCGAGTGCAAGCGCTACCAAATTACTAACCTTATCGACCTAAAAGCTCCCGCGCAAGCTCAAGAGCAGCATCAATACCTGCTACATCTTTGCCACCGGCTTGAGCCATCGTAGGCTTACCACCACCACGACCGCCTACCTTCTCGGCAATCGAGGCAATCATCTTGCCTGCCATAAACCCTGCTGCAACCGCATCATCAGTAGCAGCAGCAAGCAACCCTACCTTGCCCTCAGGTGTTGCCGTGGCAAGCACGCAAGCAAGTGCTGTAACCTGGCTGCGACTGCGCAGTGCATCCCATACATCGCGCAGCTCTTTTGCCTCAAGACCATCCATGCGCGCTATAACCGCGTGATAGCCATCCACCTCAACAGCTGATGCCAAAGCATCTTGCACACGGCTTGATGCGCCACCCATAAGGCTAGCTTTGAGCTTTTGCTCAGACTCACGAAGCTGGCGCTTTGTATCTGCTATGCGCAAAGATACCTCTTCAGGACGGCATTTAAGCTCTGCTGCAGCTTGGTCTAAAAGCTGCTCTTTTTCATTGAGATAAGCCAAGGCACCAAGGCTTGTCATTGCCTCAATACGACGAACATTTGAGCCGGTAGAACTCTCAGAGATAATCTTAAATATGCCAATCTCAGCACTATTTGCAACATGCGTGCCACCACAAAGCTCACGGCTAAACGGACGGTTCTCGCTACCAACGCTCACTACACGCACCACATCGCCGTATTTCTCACCAAAAAGTGCTACAGCACCTGCCGCCTTTGCGTCGTCGATATTCATCATCTGAGTAAGAACGGGCTTCGCCGCTAGGATTTCATCATTAACCATCGACTCAATGCGCTGAATCTGCTCAGTTGTTAGTGCCTCAAAGTGCGTAAAGTCAAAACGGAGACGCTCGTCATCCAAAAGAGAGCCTGCCTGATGTACGTGCTCACCCAACACAAGCTTAAGTGCTGCGTCAAGCAGATGGGTTGCGGTATGATTGCGCCGAATGAGTGCACGGCGGCGCTCATCTATAGCACCTGTCACACAATCGCCCACCGACACCGAGCCATACAAGACCTCAGCATGGTGAACATATAAGCCTGATTTAAGCTTGGTGTCACACACCTTAAGCTCAGCATCTGCACCTTGTAAGGTACCGCTATCTCCTACCTGACCGCCCATCTCGGCATAAAAGGGCGTGCGGTCAAGAACAATCTCAACAGTCTCACCAACAGCCGCAGAAGATACACGCACGCCATCTTTAACCAGAGCCAAAACCTCTACATCATCAACAGACCCGTGGTCATAGCCCACAAATTCAGTTGGACGTAGCTCATCGGCAAGCTCTGTCCATACATCGTTAAAGCTTCCCCAAGCGTCCCCTTCAACAGCAGCACGCGCACGAGAGCGCTGCTCAGTCATTGCA
This region of Collinsella sp. zg1085 genomic DNA includes:
- the nusB gene encoding transcription antitermination factor NusB, with protein sequence MASHRVERGRSKARSQALQLMFQAEAQQLSVEKVLDGDYLLSTGPLEAYAETLARGCWEARVRIDAALRAVSENWTLERMPGADRNLLRLAVYELRFLENADRLDDAVVINEAVELAKAYGTDESSRFVNGILGKVAGAIQLEDLWHADAVDEATPLNKDDIHE
- the recN gene encoding DNA repair protein RecN, producing the protein MIDEMYVENLALIVQATLTPGAGLTVLTGETGAGKTALLSALKLMMGERADASWVREGASSAQVRGRFFVNEHDTEGMVVERRIGADGRSRIRIDGAASSVGELSDRMHGMLDLCGQHDQHGLLDMRQHVAMVDAWGHEQIAGVLAAYQEALKKAEDAAAAYQELQERVQTEGAHLEDARFSVERIDEVQPQPGELEELEELLPRVEHAESLIMCAEDARAALQEENGALDALQSALAELTRMARVDSSLQAFVDTLTEAAISVEDVVSDLSRYRDAIDFDPAALARAQERASELKGLMRSFGPTMDDVFQKRAQAAELLRLCENRDQELSRAQLAVDEAEAELATAARKLTLLRNKLAPRFCRAVQTHMQSLEMASAELVWESRELPRSSWTRMGAATGEFLYRSGAGLTPRPLRRIASGGELSRVLLAAKLVLGAADKVDTLVFDEVDAGVGGAVARSLARVIKNLACTHQVLVVTHLAQIAVMAEKHLLVQKHEGDLPVTTLTELDYEERVQEIARMLSGEVSELSCAHARKLLDEAAGV
- a CDS encoding NAD(+)/NADH kinase — translated: MKKVFLVPNCYKQEAIDDTRALDSWLTDQGYNVVWAPDNRLSTQLPPHIDGADLVVSLGGDGTLLRAVHLVGNREIPILGLAYGHLGFLTAASPLVQDVRSVVSDALSGEMQLSRRSTLACAAYSIDDTGTTHVTRAHALNDMALTRGSHAEMVAFKMEVSGNYIDRLRGDGVVVSTATGSTGYALSAGGPIVSPDYTGMICVPIAPHTIQARAFITSASDVIEIEISKDRPSIPEVAIDGQFLEVPGQLERVVVKRGDYDVCLLWYGPESFYASISRVFYGARRG
- a CDS encoding TlyA family RNA methyltransferase, with product MARVRLDDELVAQGICRDRAQALRLILAGSVSAEGERLSSAGMLVRPGLSLHVKTKLPYVGRGGLKLEGALDGFGLSPAGMNCLDIGCSTGGFTDCLLKRGARSVIAVDVGKAQFDWNLRNDERVILLEKTNIRTVPTLGYHDIDFAVCDVSFTRISTILPAVCELLSDAGIFVTLVKPQFEAEVHEVGIGGVIRDPHVWHTVLARVINSFVDAGLIPMDICVSPILGAKGNREYFLWGSCQAHLSADAVCARVSQLIEKGKQL
- the aroQ gene encoding type II 3-dehydroquinate dehydratase, giving the protein MKVLILNGPNINMLGTREPNMYGHNSYEDLVKLCQNAAEELGFTELSCIQTNHEGALVDAIQEAYGSVDGIIINPAAYTHTSIAILDALKAVDIPAVEVHISDVSSREAFRQVSYAGMACFAHVIGEGIQGYVHALKLLKERLAQNS
- a CDS encoding shikimate kinase; translation: MAEHANRYGLLGRTIPHSFSPRIYPLLGLESYELFEREPEELLQFLHEQNWSGINVTIPYKQAVMPYLDEIDPLAARLGNVNTIVRTPERRLHGYNTDYHGFYALCMELPHSLDKKPCLILGTGGAAKTAACVLEDRGHTVYFASRNPRAGSSSHLSYDELASSSIPFALLVNATPVGTYPHCPKAPLTLDALPHLETVIDLIYNPSRTALLMDAERRGIAALNGLRMLVVQAAKAYELYTGKTVSSGCIDRIIQQLDFETKNIVLIGMPGSGKTTVGKELARLLGRTHIDMDDAYTKAYKLSPQDAIKQLGEQVFRTQESQLLQQIAARSEQVISCGGGVVELDINYQYLHQHSTIVMLDRPLEELETCNRPLSARYGVEALAQKRMHRYRMWSDVCISSQESVVATAKAINDALIHTHNTCSHTKE
- a CDS encoding exodeoxyribonuclease VII small subunit is translated as MSNRASRSFDDITERLDEIVSSVRSKDTSLERSLDLFDEAISLGSEAVELVDQFELSPREADLLIAKEDASTGNEQLSETDSQLTETDTLSSSDAAEEAQKTSHVASQATDLPA